In one Dreissena polymorpha isolate Duluth1 chromosome 7, UMN_Dpol_1.0, whole genome shotgun sequence genomic region, the following are encoded:
- the LOC127838509 gene encoding transient receptor potential cation channel subfamily V member 5-like gives MVFNKKKAYEKLVNAVSCGNFEKVKILLDDLKRAGKKHTLASYRAHEGESMLHIAAKFNQSSEITECLVKFCPELMTIARKESKNYFGQTALHVAIAVCNIEIVKVLLSQVYSESQSVRAALLQQCASGDMFANTVMMGELPLSVAALTFNEQMIDLLLRNGAELERQNTKGETVLHSLIRYAAIYPEHARKVHLTMEYLHEKIISIKSASMDNDQNSKSFVWFIPNHQNQNPLQLSASLSQPDIFEFILQLRNVYCFFNNHDGLFDEKSYDITDIDTIATEKWALEQTQKHERLKRYVAPTNAEGVSKEKFSQQTTISCDPFALFRRQKRKSVLETMFDIKSSSAFEFIQQDIVHHVIKTKWLTYRYFYYAWGLFHLLFMVALTIYGVYRAETYEDILPQDGNISTTTSVSMTTKSNPTHEQQGLLNVFMWIYLVVGILYFIQELFHLFFRVKSYELVQLVNILHNGIYRIILTIFSVCLILDVILTRSITNYENHTLMIGLITGWWFTMFFTRAYKKFSFFTVMIQKIIFGDMIRFSLLILFMLIAFTTALHMTFKGSTTSNTDLVSFQHTMLLMFKLMLGLGEIEELYEARRPWIAVTLFVIFVILTYVLMLNALVAMMSQTCTLVSENRHVQWRVQQLSIIMFFEGILPPFMKKQVGKNVEVNRYDQNTRTIDKQNRFFLDRSAMIQNRETQLSKRMSNKNRIEPKDDTDSYVGNPQQREIPQQMASLQNPRHQISQVQPQDGSTNQHAPPCSLDINIISDSHM, from the exons ATGGTCTTCAACAAGAAGAAAGCGTACGAAAAACTCGTAAATGCAGTGAGTTGTGGAAATTTCGAGAAAGTCAAAATACTTTTGGATGACCTAAAAAGAGCCGGAAAAAAACACACTCTGGCGAGTTATAGGGCCCATGAAGGGGAATCCATGCTCCACATCGCCGCCAAATTCAACCAAAGTAGCGAGATAACCGAATGTTTGGTCAAGTTCTGCCCTGAACTAATGACAATTGCACGGAAGGAGTCCAAAAACTACTTCGGTCAGACAGCCCTTCACGTGGCCATCGCCGTGTGCAACATTGAAATCGTGAAGGTTTTACTTTCCCAG GTGTACAGTGAGAGTCAGAGTGTGAGGGCAGCCTTGCTACAACAGTGCGCATCCGGGGACATGTTTGCAAACACAGTCATGATGGGGGAGCTCCCTTTGTCGGTAGCCGCATTGACCTTTAACGAACAAATGATCGACCTCCTGCTGAGAAATGGTGCCGAATTGGAGAGACAGAACACCAAAGGTGAGACGGTGCTTCATTCGTTGATACGATACGCTGCCATATATCCAGAGCATGCGCGGAAGGTTCATTTAACCATGGAGTATTTGCACGAGAAAATCATAAGCATAAAATCAGCAAGCATGGACAACGACCAAAACAGCAAGTCCTTTGTGTGGTTCATCCCAAACCACCAAAACCAGAATCCCCTTCAACTCAGTGCTAGTCTTTCACAACCTGATATTTTTGAATTCATCCTTCAACTTAGGAACGTGTACTGCTTTTTCAATAATCATGACGGTCTATTTGATGAGAAGTCCTATGACATCACCGACATTGACACCATAGCAACGGAAAAGTGGGCACTGGAGCAGACACAGAAACATGAACGCTTGAAACGATACGTGGCTCCCACAAATGCAGAAGGAGTATCGAAAGAAAAGTTTTCCCAACAGACAACTATTTCATGTGATCCTTTTGCATTGTTTAGGAGGCAAAAGCGAAAGTCTGTTCTCGAAACCATGTTCGATATAAAAAGCTCTTCAGCTTTTGAATTCATTCAACAAGATATTGTGCATCATGTGATAAAAACAAAATGGCTGACTTACAGATACTTCTACTACGCTTGGGGTTTATTTCACTTGCTATTCATGGTGGCTTTAACAATTTATGGTGTCTACAGAGCTGAAACTTACGAAGACATATTACCCCAAGACGGCAATATCTCCACGACAACTTCGGTTTCCATGACAACCAAGTCAAACCCCACACATGAACAGCAAGGACTTCTTAATGTTTTCATGTGGATATATCTGGTGGTAGGAATTCTGTACTTTATTCAGGAATTATTTCACCTGTTTTTCCGGGTCAAGTCATACGAGCTAGTCCAGCTAGTGAACATCCTTCACAACGGCATCTACCGCATCATTCTCACCATTTTCTCTGTGTGCCTCATACTAGACGTCATACTGACCAGGTCCATCACTAACTACGAGAATCATACTCTCATGATTGGGCTAATCACGGGATGGTGGTTCACAATGTTCTTCACGCGGGCCTATAAAAAGTTCAGCTTCTTCACAGTAATGATCCAAAAGATCATCTTCGGGGACATGATTCGGTTTTCCCTTTTGATACTTTTCATGCTTATAGCCTTCACCACCGCCCTGCACATGACCTTCAAGGGGTCAACGACCTCAAATACCGACCTTGTATCCTTCCAGCACACCATGCTGCTCATGTTTAAACTCATGCTGGGTCTGGGTGAAATCGAAGAACTTTACGAGGCTAGAAGACCCTGGATAGCTGTTACCCTATTTGTAATTTTTGTCATATTGACATACGTCCTTATGCTGAATGCGCTCGTGGCCATGATGTCTCAGACTTGCACGCTAGTCTCCGAAAATAGGCATGTACAATGGCGTGTCCAGCAGCTGTCCATCATAATGTTCTTCGAGGGAATCCTGCCTCCTTTTATGAAAAAGCAGGTCGGGAAAAATGTTGAAGTTAACAGGTACGACCAAAACACCAGAACAATCGACAAACAAAACCGCTTTTTCTTGGACAGGAGTGCAATGATTCAGAACAGAGAAACACAACTGAGCAAACGAATGAGCAATAAGAACCGCATAGAACCAAAGGATGACACAGATTCGTATGTAGGAAATCCCCAACAACGGGAAATACCCCAGCAAATGGCGAGTCTCCAAAATCCGAGGCATCAAATATCGCAGGTGCAGCCTCAAGATGGGTCAACCAATCAGCATGCTCCGCCTTGCTCTCTGGATATAAATATCATCAGTGACAGTCACATGTGA